The sequence GTGCCTGGCATCCATTCTAGCTTTGTTCTTCGGTTTGGCGATAAATTATTGAGAATAGAGGGCATTGCAGTAGAATGCAGAGGGTTTGCGCGAGTTAGACGATATCCCAATGCCTGAAAATCCTTTACATCGTCCGTTGACGTTGGCAACACACACGCCGATCATATCTTTTAAAAGTTTGCTTTGCTGATTTTTAGGTTGAGATACAAATTCTTCTATCGCCATccactaaaaaaaacaaaaacaagttATTTAATTTGAACCCCAGTTTAAACGAATATTGAAACTATCCAGCTTAACAATATCGAATCACCGCCGCATGTTTAAACGCGTACCTTGGCTGCAGAAATTTCGGTATCTTGCACCACAATATTAGAAGAAACGGATCTCAACATACACACGAAGAGCATATCCGATTTTCCGAAAGGGGCATTGTGACCATCCCTGCAGTTCATGAAGTTATAACTTATCATTCTTTGTACCAACTATGAAACGAGGTATAACTTTGTGTAATGAAAGTTTTGCTTACCTGAAGCCAACCACTTCTACGAATTCTGCATCAATCTGTAAAAGCACAAGAATATAGTTTggattataaaaaattatattgcaAAGAAGTTAAAAATGAGGTAAGTGACATTAGGTAAGTGACGTTTACCCCTGTTTCTTCGTGAACTTCTCTTATGGCCCCTTCCTTAATGCCTTCCCCCTACCAGAAACAAATTGCCCATAATATATTAGCGGGCTTCATGTAATTTCATGTAAAAATTGAAGAGTCATAAATTTAGTTTGATAACTGAATTTCACCCTGATACCTGGTTAATCCTTCCTGTTGGCATCTTCCACAACCCAGAATCTTTGTAAGGTCCACACTTTTCCTGAACTACTAGAACCTACATTGCCATTGTCATAATAATTTATGTATTTATCACTTCAAGCCATTGACCCACAACCGCTATTAAAATAACATTAACGGGTagtcattatattaattatacatTTTCCCAGTGATTAAGAAAATCAAATCCTTTTAACACAAACAAACACTTAAAATACTCGACATCTTTTCACAGTTACATTGCTATGGAGCGGAGGAGAATATTAAGCAGAACTGCGCTACATTCGGATATACCTAATACTACAATTACCTGTCCCTCCTCGTTGAATACAAAAGCTGCAATTCCCACTTGATGTGAGGCATTATCAGGGATGGTAGGAGGAGATTGAGGGATCCAATACACTAACATCACATATGAAGGCTCAGCATGGTGATACCAAAATCCCACCTGCAATTCACCAAATACTGTTGAAGCATAAACGAATGGCTTGGAGTGAGAAAAACATCAATGGAGTTAGCGAATTTATGAAAAACCGACCTCAATCGCAACGGGGACTAGCTTCGCCTGGCCCTTGGGCACTTTAATCCACACCCCCTTCTTTCCCTGTATACCCATTGATCCAACAAGTGTTATGAATTGAAGGAATTACTTACTAATGTCTTGAGAGATTTGTATTTAGAGTTAACAAAGCAGTAAACACTGACCTGGCGTGCCCAATGAGAAAGTGATGCCCTGAGCGAAGCTGCAAAACGAGTAGCATCGTTTTGCATATTCCCAATGTCAACAACCACACCATTATATCT is a genomic window of Cryptomeria japonica chromosome 7, Sugi_1.0, whole genome shotgun sequence containing:
- the LOC131857091 gene encoding nudix hydrolase 8-like; this translates as MAFPTNEVSATTNDVDTVLYEICEVLKAQEDRYNGVVVDIGNMQNDATRFAASLRASLSHWARQGKKGVWIKVPKGQAKLVPVAIEVGFWYHHAEPSYVMLVYWIPQSPPTIPDNASHQVGIAAFVFNEEGQVLVVQEKCGPYKDSGLWKMPTGRINQGEGIKEGAIREVHEETGIDAEFVEVVGFRDGHNAPFGKSDMLFVCMLRSVSSNIVVQDTEISAAKWMAIEEFVSQPKNQQSKLLKDMIGVCVANVNGRCKGFSGIGISSNSRKPSAFYCNALYSQ